In a genomic window of Glycine max cultivar Williams 82 chromosome 13, Glycine_max_v4.0, whole genome shotgun sequence:
- the BZIP83 gene encoding bZIP transcription factor isoform X1 produces MNSSSTQLVLTKRMGIYDPFHQVNMWGDSFKIDGSLNSIAPQMLMIKPSMQNKSECTPHESREPSGDDQETNEKADTKALRRQAQNREAARKCRLRKKAYVQQLETSRVKLMQLELEIEKARKQQGMYIRSALDVSYMGSSGTINPGITLFELEYAQWIEEQDRQNQELRNTLQTQASEMQLHLLVESCLSHYSNLFRMKAEAAKADVFYLISGAWKASVERLFLWIGGSRPSQLLNIIAPQLEPLTDQQIVSINNLRLSSQQAEDALSLGLDKLQQSLVHNIPSDPLAVGHYGFEIAAAMEKGEALERFVNQADHLRQQTLIHMSRILTTAQAAKGLLAMGEYFHRLRTLSSLWTARSCDPSFPTQLSN; encoded by the exons ATGAACTCTTCATCAACTCAACTAGTCCTCACGAAAAGGATGGGTATATATGACCCATTCCATCAAGTGAACATGTGGGGGGACAGCTTTAAAATTGATGGAAGCTTGAACTCAATTGCTCCCCAAATGTTAATGATTAAGCCTAGCATGCAGAACAAG TCTGAATGTACTCCTCACGAATCAAGGGAACCTTCTGGAGATGATCAAGAGACTAATGAAAAAGCTGATACTAAG GCACTAAGACGTCAAGCTCAAAATCGCGAGGCTGCTCGGAAATGTCGGCTGCGGAAGAag GCTTATGTTCAACAATTAGAAACAAGCCGTGTGAAGCTCATGCAATTGGAGTTGGAGATTGAGAAAGCAAGAAAGCAGCAG GGTATGTACATACGTAGTGCACTAGATGTCAGCTATATGGGATCATCCGGAACAATTAACCCAG GGATAACTTTGTTTGAACTTGAATATGCACAATGGATTGAAGAGCAAGATAGACAGAATCAAGAACTGAGAAATACATTACAAACTCAAGCATCTGAAATGCAGCTTCATCTACTTGTTGAGAGTTGCTTGAGCCACTACTCAAATCTTTTCAGAATGAAAGCAGAAGCTGCAAAGGCTGATGTCTTCTATTTAATCTCTGGTGCATGGAAAGCATCAGTGGAACGCCTTTTTCTTTGGATTGGAGGATCCCGTCCATCACAACTTCTAAAT ATCATTGCACCACAGCTTGAGCCTTTGACTGATCAACAAATTGTGAGCATTAACAACCTCCGGCTTTCATCTCAGCAAGCTGAAGATGCTCTTTCACTAGGATTGGACAAACTCCAGCAGAGTCTGGTCCACAACATACCATCAGATCCATTGGCTGTAGGACACTACGGGTTTGAGATAGCTGCTGCCATGGAAAAAGGTGAAGCACTAGAACGTTTTGTAAACCAG GCAGATCACCTTAGGCAACAAACTCTGATTCACATGTCTCGGATCCTGACAACTGCTCAAGCTGCTAAAGGCTTGCTGGCTATGGGAGAATACTTTCATCGTCTTCGCACCCTTAGTTCTTTATGGACTGCTCGTTCATGTGATCCTTCCTTTCCCACTCAACTCTCAAACTGA